From the Arvicola amphibius chromosome 2, mArvAmp1.2, whole genome shotgun sequence genome, one window contains:
- the Gabarapl1 gene encoding gamma-aminobutyric acid receptor-associated protein-like 1, translating into MKFQYKEDHPFEYRKKEGEKIRKKYPDRVPVIVEKAPKARVPDLDKRKYLVPSDLTVGQFYFLIRKRIHLRPEDALFFFVNNTIPPTSATMGQLYEDNHEEDYFLYVAYSDESVYGK; encoded by the exons ATGAAGTTCCAGTATAAGGAAGACCATCCCTTCGAGTATCGGAAAAAGGAAGGTGAAAAGATTAGGAAGAAATACCCGGACCGGGTGCCG GTCATTGTGGAAAAGGCTCCCAAAGCCAGGGTCCCTGATCTGGACAAGAGGAAGTACCTTGTGCCCTCTGACCTCACCG TTGGCCAGTTCTACTTCTTAATCCGGAAGAGGATCCACCTGAGACCTGAGGACGCCTTATTCTTCTTTGTCAACAACACTATCCCTCCCACGAGTGCTACCATGGGCCAGCTGTATGAG GACAACCACGAGGAAGACTATTTTCTGTATGTGGCCTACAGTGATGAAAGTGTCTATGGAAAATGA